Proteins encoded together in one Chelonoidis abingdonii isolate Lonesome George chromosome 1, CheloAbing_2.0, whole genome shotgun sequence window:
- the NYX gene encoding nyctalopin, which translates to MFVIILNVVLCIPHIHAVWACVRSCPANCVCTQERSCSVLCDRAGLLQIPSNFPCEASSINLDKNSIKFVSERAFGTLPSLKSLSLQHNNISFITPGAFKGLPRLTELKMAHNEYIRYLHTRTFTALKRLVRLDLADCNLFNIPDRIFIELPALQELFCFQNNFRRIPGAIRGMENLTHVYLERNKIEAVAYNSLQGLTRLKYLNLQDNRINVIHDHAFQDCQKMEYLYLNDNLLNDLPENSFDGLRHLKMLSLGGNFLRNVSKTWFRDLVELEVLYLDRNRVNYIEEGAFENLTSLVSLHLNSNNLTTLPFSVFRPVYFLGRLYLFRNPWECDCRLKWLKEWMENYRLVRDILCVSPSSVAGIDLADVLFDRSPEGYCLDPVEFNVTFYSPTPTEEPHSTTESKFSSLISKLLLQEGLPEEVANTTEALTNTTLLDRLGDEVSSGVGEYAISCSFHLLALITAQAVMVLQSK; encoded by the coding sequence TCGTTCTTTGTATCCCCCACATCCATGCTGTGTGGGCCTGTGTACGTTCCTGCCCTGCCAACTGCGTATGCACGCAGGAGCGGAGCTGTTCCGTGCTGTGTGACCGTGCTGGCCTTCTGCAGATCCCCAGCAACTTCCCCTGTGAAGCCTCTTCTATCAACCTGGATAAAAACAGTATTAAATTCGTTTCAGAGAGGGCCTTTGGGACCCTGCCTTCCCTCAAATCTCTCTCACTCCAGCACAACAACATCTCGTTCATCACTCCCGGGGCTTTCAAAGGGCTACCAAGGTTGACTGAGCTTAAAATGGCTCACAACGAATACATCCGCTACCTGCACACTCGCACTTTTACTGCCCTCAAAAGGCTTGTCAGACTAGACCTAGCTGACTGCAACCTTTTCAATATCCCAGACAGGATTTTCATAGAGCTCCCTGCCCTTCAGGAGCTCTTCTGCTTCCAGAACAATTTCCGAAGGATCCCTGGGGCCATACGAGGTATGGAGAATTTGACCCATGTTTACTTGGAGCGAAACAAGATAGAAGCTGTAGCCTATAATTCTCTGCAGGGCCTGACCAGGCTGAAGTATCTTAACCTCCAAGACAACAGAATAAATGTCATTCATGACCACGCCTTTCAGGATTGTCAGAAAATGGAGTATCTCTACTTGAATGACAACTTACTTAATGACCTCCCAGAAAACTCCTTTGACGGGCTGAGGCACCTGAAAATGCTCAGTCTTGGTGGGAACTTTCTCAGGAACGTGTCCAAAACCTGGTTCCGAGACCTAGTTGAACTGGAGGTTCTGTACTTGGACCGAAACAGGGTCAACTACATTGAAGAAGGGGCATTTGAAAACCTAACCAGCCTGGTCTCTTTGCATTTGAACAGTAACAACCTAACCACCCTACCTTTTTCTGTCTTCCGGCCAGTCTATTTCCTGGGAAGGCTCTATCTTTTCCGGAACCCCTGGGAGTGTGACTGCAGGCTCAAATGGCTGAAAGAGTGGATGGAGAATTACAGACTTGTCAGGGATATTCTTTGTGTCTCCCCCTCCTCAGTAGCCGGTATCGACTTGGCGGATGTGCTGTTTGACAGATCACCTGAAGGTTATTGTCTTGACCCAGTGGAGTTCAACGTCACATTCTACAGCCCAACCCCGACTGAAGAGCCTCACTCCACCACAGAGAGCAAGTTCAGCAGCCTTATCTCCAAGCTCCTGCTCCAAGAGGGCCTTCCCGAGGAGGTGGCAAACACCACTGAAGCATTAACCAACACCACCCTGTTGGACAGGCTAGGTGATGAGGTTTCCTCAGGGGTAGGGGAATATGCTATCTCCTGCTCTTTCCACCTTCTGGCACTCATTACAGCTCAAGCAGTGATGGTTCTGCAGAGTAAATAA